In the Clostridium beijerinckii genome, one interval contains:
- a CDS encoding GGDEF domain-containing protein, producing the protein MVLEFFQNACILIAFMSIAQHLLRNKRIFEDMSLKSKFLWGLYSGILGVILMINSVHITTDTFIDFRYIPILFSAIYSGFFSSIISSILIAIFRSLILGVSDISLIGSAIALAMGIGFGIISLLKISKKRKYIYSMIFFVIASVISSFTVPQNITFDFKTVSLYFSGYLIVSYISIKYADYIFETVRIYQKLRNEATKDYLTGLNNVRQFDNSFNNISQRAVRKEEDLSMLFIDIDFFKKINDTYGHNAGDTILKSLALILLDTCRTYDIVSRMGGEEFSVILLDCSDSEAVKIAERLREKIEENDFYISDNNFIKITISIGIASYPNTTTQIDNLLEMADTALYQAKNTGRNKVVLFNNDEHKI; encoded by the coding sequence ATGGTTCTTGAGTTTTTTCAAAATGCATGTATTTTAATAGCGTTTATGAGTATTGCTCAGCATCTTCTTAGAAATAAAAGAATTTTTGAAGATATGTCATTGAAAAGTAAGTTTTTATGGGGACTTTATAGCGGGATATTAGGTGTGATACTGATGATAAACAGTGTACATATTACAACAGATACTTTTATTGATTTTAGGTACATACCAATTTTATTTTCTGCTATTTATAGTGGATTTTTCTCTTCAATTATTTCTTCCATTTTGATAGCTATTTTTAGATCTTTAATTTTGGGAGTGTCTGATATATCACTAATTGGATCAGCAATTGCTTTAGCTATGGGGATCGGATTTGGAATTATTTCTTTATTAAAGATATCAAAAAAACGTAAATATATTTATTCTATGATCTTCTTTGTTATAGCATCAGTTATTTCATCATTTACAGTACCTCAAAATATTACATTTGATTTTAAAACAGTGAGTTTATACTTTTCTGGATATTTAATAGTATCGTATATTTCAATTAAATACGCGGACTACATATTTGAAACAGTTAGAATTTATCAAAAGTTAAGAAATGAGGCAACAAAAGATTATTTGACTGGCTTGAATAATGTAAGGCAATTTGACAACAGTTTCAACAATATTTCTCAGAGGGCTGTACGAAAAGAAGAAGATCTATCTATGTTGTTTATAGATATTGATTTTTTTAAGAAAATAAATGATACTTATGGCCATAATGCAGGGGATACTATTTTAAAGAGTTTAGCCTTAATTCTTCTTGATACATGCAGGACTTATGATATTGTATCTAGAATGGGAGGGGAAGAGTTTTCTGTAATATTATTAGATTGTTCAGACTCTGAAGCTGTTAAGATTGCGGAAAGACTAAGGGAGAAGATTGAAGAAAATGATTTTTATATTTCAGACAATAATTTTATAAAAATTACAATTTCAATCGGAATAGCATCGTATCCTAATACGACAACTCAAATTGATAATTTGCTTGAAATGGCTGACACAGCATTATATCAAGCAAAAAATACTGGAAGAAACAAAGTGGTTTTATTTAACAATGACGAACATAAAATATAA
- a CDS encoding DUF1835 domain-containing protein, which translates to MESIIHICFSQSAGGSLKHAVKKKKLFEGKKVIVFPDDISIGIIQNGINLSERLKWVDSINKEDERIRLEEIDYLKRAYKQFYKEISNIKDTDVIYLWYGECCSDICGMMYALELLKNKIENIYFINVSEKIYEGNSIIYTYRAVAEIITEKLKEFIKIRRKIEYKEYHDLINQWESLKDNNSILRIFKDGKVQAVSEDYFDINILKYTENEFRKCTRIVGSVMGYSEEKISDDYIFWRIGELTKSGMLEYKGKFGIMREMEVKITQKGIEYMSTDSEAISFWRSKETEKQFERDKINEAKNKGRMEERINIAKKLMYILDVEVIAEKTGLTVMQVKNLIN; encoded by the coding sequence ATGGAGAGTATTATACATATATGCTTTTCGCAATCAGCGGGAGGCAGTTTGAAACATGCTGTTAAAAAGAAAAAATTATTTGAAGGGAAAAAAGTTATAGTGTTTCCTGACGATATTTCCATTGGAATAATCCAAAATGGCATAAACTTAAGTGAGAGATTAAAGTGGGTAGATAGTATTAATAAAGAGGATGAAAGAATTCGTTTGGAAGAAATTGATTATCTTAAAAGAGCTTATAAGCAATTTTATAAGGAAATTTCAAATATTAAGGATACAGATGTAATTTATCTATGGTATGGGGAATGCTGTAGTGATATATGTGGAATGATGTATGCTTTAGAATTATTGAAGAATAAAATAGAGAATATTTATTTTATAAATGTTTCGGAGAAGATTTATGAGGGCAACAGTATCATATATACATATAGAGCGGTAGCAGAAATTATTACTGAGAAGCTAAAAGAATTTATAAAAATAAGAAGGAAAATTGAATATAAAGAATATCATGATTTAATTAATCAGTGGGAATCATTAAAAGATAATAATTCAATACTTCGTATTTTTAAGGATGGCAAGGTACAAGCTGTAAGTGAAGATTATTTTGATATAAATATATTGAAGTATACAGAAAATGAATTTAGAAAATGTACAAGAATTGTTGGAAGTGTAATGGGATATAGTGAAGAGAAAATTTCTGATGACTATATATTTTGGAGGATAGGAGAACTCACTAAGTCTGGAATGTTAGAATACAAAGGGAAATTTGGGATAATGAGAGAAATGGAAGTTAAAATAACACAAAAGGGAATTGAATATATGAGCACTGATTCAGAAGCAATATCATTTTGGAGAAGTAAAGAGACTGAAAAACAATTTGAAAGAGATAAAATAAATGAAGCTAAAAATAAGGGGAGAATGGAAGAAAGAATAAACATAGCTAAAAAGCTTATGTATATTTTAGATGTAGAAGTCATAGCAGAAAAAACAGGTTTAACAGTAATGCAGGTTAAAAATTTAATAAATTGA
- a CDS encoding energy-coupling factor ABC transporter permease: protein MNKKEKRIVALAAAFALIFGVAPAANAMHIMEGYLPPQFCIIWGVICIPFIAIGYLSIKKTLAENRRAITILAMAGAFVFVLSSLKIPSVTGSCSHMTGTGLGAILFGPSAVSILGIIVLVFQAILLAHGGITTLGANTFSMAIAGPFVSYGIYRLCKALKVNKYVGIFLAASIGDLFTYCVTSIQLALAYPSENGGFIVSAAKFLAVFAPTQVPLAVIEGILTVVIIIGLETYAKSELTGLGLVKGGEN from the coding sequence ATGAATAAGAAAGAAAAGAGAATTGTCGCTCTAGCGGCAGCATTTGCTTTGATTTTTGGAGTAGCTCCAGCAGCAAATGCAATGCACATTATGGAAGGTTATCTTCCACCACAATTTTGCATTATATGGGGTGTTATTTGCATTCCATTCATAGCCATAGGCTATTTATCAATTAAGAAGACATTGGCTGAAAATCGTAGAGCAATTACCATTTTGGCTATGGCTGGAGCATTTGTTTTTGTACTTTCATCTTTAAAGATACCATCAGTAACAGGAAGCTGTTCACACATGACTGGTACTGGACTTGGTGCAATATTATTTGGGCCAAGCGCTGTTAGTATCTTAGGAATCATTGTACTTGTTTTCCAGGCAATACTGCTTGCTCATGGGGGAATCACTACTCTGGGTGCTAATACATTTTCTATGGCTATTGCAGGGCCATTTGTTTCCTATGGAATATATAGATTATGTAAGGCTTTAAAAGTTAATAAATATGTAGGCATTTTCTTGGCTGCATCAATTGGAGATTTATTCACTTATTGTGTAACAAGTATCCAGCTTGCACTTGCATATCCATCTGAAAACGGCGGATTTATTGTATCGGCAGCTAAATTCCTTGCAGTATTTGCACCAACTCAAGTTCCGCTTGCAGTTATAGAAGGTATTTTGACAGTTGTTATTATAATTGGCCTTGAAACATATGCAAAATCTGAATTAACAGGCCTTGGATTAGTGAAGGGAGGAGAAAATTAA
- a CDS encoding energy-coupling factor ABC transporter ATP-binding protein: protein MRKLILKIEDLHYAYGNGKSALNGVNVDIYEGEKIAVIGSNGSGKSTFFLNVDGVLTPEQGKIIYRDTVINKKNLTELRKNIGIVFQDADNQIIASTVRAEVGFGPMNLKLPKDEVLKRMDEALEYMNISHLKDRPPHYLSGGEKKRVSIADIIAMKSEIIIFDEPTAALDPLNAMMLEDVLLKLGTEGKTMLISTHDVDFTYRWAERVLVFNEGKIIADGSPIEIFTNMEILKQANLKQPTLLEVYESLIEKDIFKDIKAYPKSIKEFKEMLQK from the coding sequence ATGAGAAAATTAATATTAAAAATTGAAGATCTCCATTATGCTTACGGAAATGGAAAGTCTGCATTAAATGGGGTAAATGTAGATATTTATGAAGGTGAGAAAATAGCTGTCATTGGTTCTAACGGCTCAGGAAAATCCACATTCTTCTTAAATGTAGATGGGGTACTTACCCCAGAACAAGGAAAAATCATCTATAGAGATACTGTTATAAATAAAAAGAATTTAACGGAACTTAGAAAAAATATAGGAATAGTGTTTCAAGATGCTGATAATCAAATTATTGCATCTACAGTTAGAGCAGAAGTTGGATTTGGACCTATGAATTTGAAACTTCCAAAAGATGAAGTATTAAAACGGATGGATGAAGCACTAGAATATATGAATATTTCTCATTTAAAGGATCGTCCACCTCATTATTTAAGTGGTGGTGAAAAGAAGCGTGTAAGTATTGCTGACATTATTGCAATGAAGTCAGAAATTATAATTTTTGATGAACCAACAGCAGCTCTAGATCCATTAAATGCAATGATGTTAGAAGACGTTTTATTGAAACTTGGGACAGAAGGAAAGACAATGTTAATATCTACGCATGATGTGGATTTTACATATAGATGGGCTGAAAGAGTTCTTGTTTTTAATGAGGGGAAAATCATTGCAGATGGGTCGCCTATAGAGATTTTTACAAACATGGAAATTTTAAAACAAGCAAATTTGAAACAACCAACGTTGTTAGAGGTCTATGAATCGCTTATAGAAAAAGATATTTTTAAGGACATAAAGGCCTATCCTAAAAGCATAAAAGAGTTTAAAGAAATGCTTCAAAAATAG
- a CDS encoding LytTR family DNA-binding domain-containing protein, which yields MKIIIENIPAGSEPEIIIKCNEPDESLLQLIYSLKSSSKKLIGFTDLQMHIINPKDVFYFESVDNKVFIYCKQKIFQSRLKLYEIESEYENSDFFRASKSTIINISKIESVSPIFYGKFEALLQNGEKIFISRQYVPVFKKKLGL from the coding sequence ATGAAAATTATTATTGAAAATATCCCTGCTGGATCGGAACCAGAAATAATAATAAAATGTAACGAGCCTGACGAATCATTACTACAATTAATTTATTCTCTCAAATCATCTTCAAAAAAGCTTATTGGATTTACAGATTTACAAATGCATATTATCAATCCTAAAGATGTATTTTATTTTGAATCTGTAGATAATAAAGTCTTCATCTACTGTAAGCAAAAAATTTTCCAATCAAGACTTAAGCTCTACGAAATTGAGTCTGAATATGAGAACAGTGATTTTTTTAGAGCATCAAAGTCAACAATTATTAATATTTCTAAAATAGAATCTGTTAGCCCAATTTTCTATGGCAAATTTGAAGCATTACTACAAAATGGAGAAAAGATATTCATTTCAAGACAATATGTTCCTGTATTTAAGAAAAAATTAGGATTATAA
- a CDS encoding aldo/keto reductase, whose protein sequence is MVENITEYSLNDGLKVPSIGFGTYSLNGIDGANSIKEAIDLGYRLIDSAFNYENEGAVGEAVRKCSVSREKLIITSKLPGRHHSYKEAINTVEESLFRAGLDYYDLYLIHWPNPRINLYVEAWQAMIELKKRGLIRSIGVCNFMPEHLQTLIKETGVAPSINQIELHPYFNQEEQRACNKEHGILTESWSPLGRGNSMLQDEKIAGIAETHKKSISQVILRWHIQLGAIPLPKASSKEHQLDNLNIFDFELSEDEMKIISGLSREEGRTTNQDPRVYEEF, encoded by the coding sequence ATGGTAGAGAACATTACAGAATATTCATTAAATGATGGGCTTAAAGTGCCAAGCATTGGTTTTGGGACATACAGTCTAAATGGTATAGACGGAGCTAATAGCATAAAAGAGGCAATTGATTTAGGGTATAGATTAATTGATTCAGCATTTAATTATGAAAATGAAGGTGCAGTTGGAGAAGCAGTAAGGAAATGCTCTGTTTCAAGAGAAAAGCTTATAATTACTTCTAAATTACCTGGTCGTCATCACTCATATAAAGAAGCTATTAATACAGTTGAAGAGTCATTATTTAGGGCTGGATTAGATTATTATGATTTATATCTTATTCATTGGCCTAATCCAAGAATTAATTTATATGTTGAAGCTTGGCAGGCAATGATTGAATTAAAGAAAAGAGGCTTAATTAGATCAATAGGTGTTTGCAATTTCATGCCAGAACATTTACAGACTTTAATAAAAGAAACTGGCGTAGCTCCTAGTATTAATCAAATTGAGCTTCATCCTTATTTTAATCAAGAAGAACAACGTGCTTGTAACAAAGAACATGGTATACTTACAGAATCTTGGAGCCCTCTTGGAAGAGGTAATAGTATGCTACAAGATGAGAAAATTGCTGGAATTGCTGAAACACATAAAAAATCTATTTCACAAGTAATTTTACGTTGGCATATACAATTAGGGGCTATTCCACTTCCAAAAGCATCATCAAAAGAGCATCAATTAGATAATCTAAATATTTTTGATTTCGAATTATCAGAAGATGAAATGAAAATCATTTCTGGACTTTCTCGTGAAGAGGGTCGTACAACTAATCAAGATCCTAGAGTTTATGAAGAATTCTAA
- a CDS encoding DUF7677 family protein, with amino-acid sequence MKKLSHSFSGALRTFSFWIANGTVGYPLLEGIDYSCIFEEPSAMEQAYAIFANVIEMDDEGNVLNAKYAEKRAAQFIRSYVDENYVVDPPLEGWEVQLYCCDSKLNDM; translated from the coding sequence TTGAAAAAATTAAGTCATTCATTTAGTGGAGCATTAAGAACTTTTTCATTTTGGATTGCAAATGGAACTGTAGGTTATCCGTTGTTAGAGGGGATTGATTATTCGTGTATATTTGAAGAACCAAGTGCTATGGAACAAGCATATGCAATCTTTGCTAACGTAATTGAAATGGATGATGAAGGTAATGTGCTAAATGCAAAATATGCCGAGAAGAGAGCTGCGCAATTTATAAGAAGTTATGTTGACGAAAATTATGTAGTAGATCCACCTTTAGAAGGATGGGAAGTACAACTCTATTGTTGTGATAGCAAATTAAATGATATGTAA
- a CDS encoding DUF3021 family protein: MKFIGYLKNSLKDFFISSGFLMILITTISAIYSKETIETSQLFQIMLFSLAYVFFKLAFINKNDINKKVRLITFNVFLTLSELMILLWLLFFSPGKVMNINLLLAYIFALVIVKFLVYTMMSINGEREAKLINKKLIQYKSEKD, encoded by the coding sequence ATGAAATTTATTGGTTATTTAAAAAATTCTTTAAAAGATTTCTTTATATCTAGCGGATTCCTAATGATCCTTATTACAACGATTTCAGCGATTTATTCAAAGGAAACAATTGAAACTTCACAACTTTTTCAAATTATGTTATTCTCATTGGCGTACGTATTTTTCAAATTGGCTTTTATAAACAAAAACGATATTAATAAAAAAGTTCGACTAATTACTTTTAATGTTTTCTTAACTCTCTCAGAATTAATGATTTTATTATGGCTGTTGTTTTTTAGCCCAGGTAAGGTTATGAATATTAATTTACTTCTAGCATATATCTTTGCATTAGTTATAGTAAAATTTTTAGTTTATACTATGATGAGCATAAATGGCGAAAGGGAAGCAAAGCTTATAAATAAAAAATTAATTCAATACAAAAGCGAAAAAGATTAA
- a CDS encoding energy-coupling factor ABC transporter substrate-binding protein, whose protein sequence is MSKTKKTVIILLIIAALIAVIPLFTLRGAEFGGSDDAGSKVVSEITGTEYKPWFKPVMETWIGGELPGEVESLLFCVQTGIGVGVIAFLMGRFVERHKIEKDKKK, encoded by the coding sequence ATGTCAAAGACTAAGAAAACAGTTATAATTCTGCTAATTATTGCGGCATTAATTGCTGTTATTCCATTATTCACATTAAGAGGAGCTGAATTTGGTGGTTCTGACGATGCTGGAAGTAAAGTAGTTTCTGAAATTACAGGTACTGAGTACAAGCCGTGGTTTAAGCCAGTTATGGAAACTTGGATTGGTGGAGAATTGCCAGGAGAGGTGGAGAGCCTGCTTTTCTGCGTGCAGACAGGTATTGGAGTTGGCGTAATTGCATTCCTAATGGGAAGGTTTGTAGAGAGACACAAAATAGAAAAAGATAAGAAAAAGTAA
- the cbiQ gene encoding cobalt ECF transporter T component CbiQ codes for MEKIIILCAVFSAAIFLLVFIWKHQNMNDNRKRVHKHNHKIGHKHGEGYSIDFYAYASKIRHWNAEFKVYLSVLTLVLCIVFNNPYVSATVIIAMAYLTVIKGKIPAAEYLSILAIPITFILLSTFTIAIDFSKQAIGQCNLYLGFGYVFTSTVQLKKMVFLILKIFAAISALQMMTLSTPTSEIIYVLRKAHVPKLIVELMSLIYRYIFILMDVFTKMKNSAKSRQGYCDFKTSCYTFGSIASNMLIISLRKANAYYDAMESRCYDGDLVFLEEDKNVEVMQIVLAVVFIMFLVLIWYFTR; via the coding sequence ATGGAAAAAATAATTATTTTATGCGCTGTGTTTTCGGCGGCTATCTTCTTATTAGTATTTATATGGAAACATCAAAATATGAATGATAATAGGAAGCGAGTTCATAAACATAATCATAAAATTGGACATAAACATGGAGAAGGATATTCAATTGATTTTTATGCATATGCTTCAAAGATTAGACATTGGAATGCTGAATTTAAAGTGTATTTATCAGTTTTGACGCTTGTTCTTTGCATTGTATTTAACAATCCATATGTATCTGCTACCGTGATAATTGCAATGGCTTATCTTACAGTTATTAAAGGGAAAATTCCGGCAGCTGAATACCTGTCAATATTGGCAATTCCAATTACTTTTATTTTACTTAGCACTTTTACCATTGCTATTGATTTTTCAAAGCAGGCAATAGGGCAGTGCAATTTATATCTTGGGTTTGGCTATGTTTTTACTTCAACTGTTCAGCTTAAGAAAATGGTGTTTTTAATTTTGAAGATTTTTGCAGCTATAAGTGCTCTGCAGATGATGACCTTATCGACTCCAACTTCTGAGATTATTTATGTACTTAGAAAGGCACATGTGCCAAAACTTATTGTAGAATTAATGAGTCTTATTTATCGCTATATATTTATCTTAATGGATGTATTTACAAAAATGAAAAACTCTGCAAAGTCACGTCAAGGTTATTGTGATTTTAAAACTTCATGCTATACATTTGGGAGCATTGCAAGTAATATGCTTATTATTTCACTTAGGAAAGCAAATGCTTATTATGATGCAATGGAATCACGATGTTATGATGGGGACCTTGTATTTTTAGAGGAAGATAAAAATGTAGAAGTTATGCAGATTGTCTTAGCAGTAGTATTCATAATGTTTTTGGTTTTAATTTGGTATTTTACAAGGTAA
- a CDS encoding SLC13 family permease, with product MNIKQLWNKAISILKTEIVFTISLFLALGTSLISMPKIDYINFEVLILMFNLMIVIIAFEKLKLLDKIAVEILIKHKKLRMVSLILTSLCFFSSMFITNDVALITFVPLTMIIAQKAKFNPMKIIILETLAVNIGSSLTPMGNPQNLYLFSFFDVGMLDFFRDTIFFVIIGAIWLFVLNRRISNVNLEYDLDKIEIKDKKSAIIYFSLFIFILLSVFNIVDYRVAFIITLIISFVIEKKLFKEVDYFLLLTFVCFFIAIGNLSNMTTIDELMKKALTNSTSVYFYSIFFSQLISNLPCAILLSKFTNSWKEILVGVNIGGMGTIIASLASLISYKFYAKEYDGKKYMFKFTTYNFASLIIFTLIFYIFLVI from the coding sequence ATGAATATAAAACAGCTTTGGAATAAAGCTATATCAATTTTAAAAACAGAAATAGTTTTTACTATATCATTATTTTTGGCACTAGGTACGTCTCTGATTTCTATGCCCAAAATAGATTATATAAATTTTGAGGTACTAATATTAATGTTTAATCTTATGATAGTAATAATTGCATTTGAAAAGTTAAAATTATTAGATAAGATAGCAGTTGAAATATTAATAAAACATAAAAAACTTAGAATGGTTTCATTAATATTAACATCTCTATGTTTTTTTTCTTCAATGTTTATAACAAATGATGTGGCTTTAATAACTTTTGTACCGCTTACTATGATTATTGCTCAAAAAGCGAAGTTTAACCCAATGAAAATAATAATTTTAGAAACTTTAGCTGTGAATATTGGTAGTAGTCTTACTCCAATGGGAAATCCACAGAACTTATATTTATTTTCTTTTTTTGATGTTGGAATGTTAGATTTTTTTAGGGATACAATATTTTTTGTGATAATTGGTGCAATATGGTTATTTGTTCTCAATCGCAGGATCTCAAATGTAAATTTGGAATATGATTTAGATAAAATAGAAATTAAAGATAAAAAAAGCGCAATTATTTATTTTAGTTTGTTTATTTTTATATTACTTTCAGTTTTCAATATAGTTGATTATAGAGTTGCTTTTATAATAACTTTAATTATTAGTTTTGTTATAGAAAAAAAGCTCTTTAAGGAAGTAGACTATTTTTTATTACTTACTTTTGTGTGCTTTTTCATAGCGATAGGAAATTTATCTAATATGACAACTATAGATGAATTAATGAAGAAAGCATTAACAAATAGTACAAGTGTATACTTTTATTCGATATTTTTTAGTCAGTTAATTAGTAATCTTCCTTGTGCAATTTTGCTATCAAAATTCACAAATTCTTGGAAAGAGATATTAGTCGGTGTAAACATCGGAGGTATGGGAACAATTATTGCCTCGCTTGCAAGCTTAATATCGTATAAATTTTATGCTAAAGAATATGATGGGAAAAAATATATGTTTAAATTTACCACATATAATTTTGCCAGCCTTATAATATTCACATTAATATTTTATATATTTTTGGTAATTTGA
- a CDS encoding sugar O-acetyltransferase has product MNLEEQRQLILSGKMYNDLTTELIEAREKTVFLTNEYNNSFGKPQHEREEILKRLLKGIGRGVHFEPTFRCEFGFNITIGDNFYANFDCVMLDGGGINIGDNVLFGPRVGIYTSNHATYAKERVAGGCYAKPVNIGSNVWIGAGVNINQGVTIGDNTIIGSGSVVTKSIPANVIAAGVPCKVIREITEEDKTGFEI; this is encoded by the coding sequence ATGAATTTAGAAGAACAGAGACAATTAATTTTATCTGGTAAAATGTATAATGATTTAACGACAGAATTGATTGAGGCAAGAGAAAAAACTGTATTTCTTACAAATGAATATAATAATAGTTTTGGTAAGCCTCAGCATGAAAGAGAAGAAATATTAAAAAGGTTACTGAAAGGTATTGGAAGAGGAGTTCACTTTGAACCAACATTTCGATGTGAATTTGGTTTTAATATTACAATTGGAGATAATTTTTATGCCAATTTCGATTGCGTGATGTTAGATGGTGGAGGGATAAACATAGGGGATAATGTTTTATTCGGTCCAAGAGTTGGAATTTATACATCTAATCATGCAACGTATGCAAAAGAACGAGTGGCAGGAGGTTGTTATGCAAAACCTGTAAACATAGGAAGTAATGTATGGATTGGAGCAGGCGTTAATATAAATCAAGGGGTAACAATTGGAGATAATACAATTATAGGATCTGGTAGCGTTGTTACAAAAAGCATTCCAGCCAATGTAATTGCTGCGGGTGTACCATGTAAAGTAATTAGAGAAATTACAGAAGAGGACAAGACAGGATTTGAAATATGA
- a CDS encoding DUF1540 domain-containing protein, protein MKHNESIGCSVADCKYHCKEDDYCTLDKIKVGTHESSPKSVECTDCQSFELH, encoded by the coding sequence ATGAAACATAACGAAAGCATTGGATGTTCTGTAGCAGATTGCAAATATCATTGTAAAGAAGACGATTACTGCACTTTAGACAAAATTAAAGTAGGTACTCATGAATCTAGTCCAAAAAGTGTAGAATGTACTGATTGTCAGTCTTTCGAATTACACTAA